A region from the Dysidea avara chromosome 15, odDysAvar1.4, whole genome shotgun sequence genome encodes:
- the LOC136245504 gene encoding E3 ubiquitin-protein ligase TRIM71-like, translating into MSEPWGIAFSKDGSWAASDWSNHCVYLFNKSDKLLGKFRSRGMNKVQFDRPKGIAFDNDNHLYVADYTNHRVQKFTFNGTYLLQFGNGELSDNQLKYPTSLSIHNNIAYVVDNGNKCLSVFQSDGTFLNTIRSDMLDSPHDWQLVVPTGYSFLMEITTVSTPLLWMATMWASLVHMELVEVN; encoded by the coding sequence ATGAGTGAACCGTGGGGGATAGCATTCAGCAAAGATGGTTCATGGGCAGCATCAGACTGGTCCAACCACTGTGTGTACCTGTTTAACAAGAGTGACAAGTTGCTTGGAAAGTTTCGTAGCAGAGGCATGAACAAAGTCCAGTTTGATCGTCCTAAGGGAATAGCATTTGATAATGATAACCACCTTTATGTTGCTGATTATACTAATCATAGGGTGCAGAAGTTTACATTTAATGGAACTTATTTGCTGCAGTTTGGTAATGGTGAATTATCTGACAATCAGCTTAAATACCCTACAAGTCTTTCAATCCATAACAACATTGCATACGTGGTAGACAATGGCAACAAGTGTCTTTCAGTTTTCCAATCTGATGGAACTTTTCTTAATACTATCCGTTCAGACATGTTGGATAGCCCTCATGATTGGCAGTTAGTGGTACCAACTGGTTACTCATTTCTGATGGAGATCACCACTGTGTCCACACCTTTACTATGGATGGCTACTATGTGGGCAAGTTTGGTTCATATGGAACTGGTAGAGGTCAACTGA